A genomic segment from Pyxidicoccus trucidator encodes:
- a CDS encoding type I polyketide synthase: MAGDSSNTGTTGLEIAVVGMAGRFPGARDLEAFWRNLRDGVESITFLKDSELEASALDSPAIRSDPNYVKAAAFLEDADMFDASYFGVTPKEAEVMDPQQRVFLECAVEALENAGYDAERFKGRVGVYAGARTDTYVFNLFSNQAAVGGLDPFEIGLGNDLAFLTTRVAHRLNLRGPAYSVHTACSTSLVALHLASQALLADECQLAIAGGVAINVPQKVGYLYQYGSIMSPDGHCRAFDAKAAGTIFGSGVGLVVLKRLEDALADGDTIHAVIKGSAINNDGSVKASFTAPSVQGQATVIKDALAAADVPADSISYVETHGTGTALGDPIEIRALTKAFGNKTRGKRSVAIGSVKTNVGHLDAAAGSASLLKAILALKHQQFPPSLHFESPNPQIDFDSGPFYVNTALQPWARGRTPRRAGVSSFGIGGTNAHIVLEEAPPATATAPGRPWELLVLSARSHTALDTATARLAQHLEEHPEAALADVAYTLQVGRKAHSHRRLVVVKDGKDAVRVLRMAEPQRVLTGAHETGNRPVSFLFSDAGAGAPLEPLYRAEPAFRAEVDRCAELLQPSLGKDLRSALYPDDGSAPALSGPLSATARFVEPYALARLWMTWGVQPESLLGEGVGELVAACLAGVLPLEDALALAVARGGGAEPVLSGSALKAPEVPVYSAATGALLTADEATRAATWLDRSRPSRVTDGLRELVKEPTRVLLAMGAPGALLEAARTLAGATGTRSVLASLPASGDATPASAAVLTTLGRLWLEGVEVDWEGLYEGQSRRRVPLPTYPFERQRFWVAPAERTAQAAQQGPQGKLVDMADWFHVPSWRRTAPASLDRKALAERRCWVVLVDGLGVGEALCRRLEDAGQQVVRVRQGSSFMRDAERRYALDPRTPGDYATLWKDLTDQDLQPSTVVHLWSLTPQAEGATGSELFRKLQDVGYYSLLHLGQALAKGDTSRQVRVEVVTNRVHDLEGEHHALPEKATLLGPCKVIPQEQQHVTTRCIDILAPEPLTDAVAETAARLLSELSQKPKDVVVAWRGNHRFAQAFVPMRLEADGEPPHPLREKGVYLITGGLGGVGLLLAEHLAETVHARLALLGRSAFPEPSEWDAYLATHAQDDRVAVQLRRIRELEKRGAEVMVVRADVADAAQLETAVARVEARFGALHGVLHGAGVTQGPSLYNPLTDIGRNESETQFGPKVYGTYALEQVLRGRAVGFVLLFSSNAAVLGGLGYLTYASSNLFMDAFAQARAGRPGTRWVSASWDPWPEETKHNNVRTSMDQYAMTPQEGAEAVRRLATLGVDGQVVVATGDLPQRWKLWIQRDTSQQASGPRTVGKARRSKTPYVAPATELEKQLAALWQEVLGVAEVGLNDNFFDLGGHSLLATRVAGRLRTQFDFDVPLAKLFEAATVSALAKLVADHQAALEEAATQAALDELANLSDEEIEAELARRSS; this comes from the coding sequence ATGGCCGGAGATTCGTCCAACACGGGCACCACGGGACTGGAGATCGCCGTCGTCGGCATGGCGGGACGCTTCCCCGGCGCACGGGACCTGGAGGCCTTCTGGCGCAACCTGCGCGACGGCGTGGAGTCCATCACCTTCCTGAAGGACTCCGAGCTGGAGGCCAGCGCGCTGGACTCGCCCGCCATCCGGAGCGACCCCAACTACGTCAAGGCCGCCGCCTTCCTCGAAGACGCGGACATGTTCGACGCGAGCTACTTCGGCGTCACCCCCAAGGAAGCGGAGGTGATGGACCCGCAGCAGCGCGTCTTCCTCGAGTGCGCCGTGGAGGCCCTGGAGAACGCCGGCTATGACGCCGAGCGCTTCAAGGGCCGCGTGGGCGTCTATGCCGGCGCGCGCACGGACACGTACGTCTTCAACCTCTTCTCCAACCAGGCCGCGGTGGGCGGGTTGGACCCGTTCGAGATTGGCCTCGGCAACGACCTGGCCTTCCTCACCACGCGCGTGGCGCACCGGCTCAACCTGCGCGGCCCGGCGTACTCCGTCCACACCGCGTGCTCCACGTCGCTGGTCGCGCTCCACCTCGCCAGCCAGGCGCTGCTCGCCGACGAGTGCCAGCTCGCGATTGCCGGCGGCGTGGCCATCAACGTGCCGCAGAAGGTGGGCTACCTCTACCAGTACGGCAGCATCATGTCCCCGGACGGGCACTGCCGCGCGTTCGACGCCAAGGCGGCGGGCACCATCTTCGGCAGCGGCGTGGGACTGGTGGTGCTCAAGCGGCTGGAGGACGCGCTCGCGGACGGGGACACCATCCACGCCGTCATCAAGGGCTCGGCCATCAACAACGACGGCTCCGTGAAGGCCAGCTTCACCGCGCCCAGCGTGCAGGGCCAGGCCACCGTCATCAAGGACGCGCTCGCCGCCGCGGACGTGCCGGCGGACTCCATCTCCTACGTGGAGACGCACGGCACCGGCACGGCGCTGGGTGACCCCATCGAGATTCGCGCCCTCACCAAGGCGTTCGGCAACAAGACGCGCGGGAAGCGCTCGGTGGCCATCGGCTCGGTGAAGACGAACGTGGGCCACCTGGACGCGGCGGCCGGCAGCGCCAGCCTCCTCAAGGCCATCCTCGCGCTGAAGCACCAGCAGTTCCCGCCCAGCCTGCACTTCGAGTCGCCCAACCCGCAGATCGACTTCGACAGCGGGCCCTTCTACGTGAATACCGCGCTGCAGCCCTGGGCGCGCGGACGCACGCCGCGCCGCGCGGGCGTCAGCTCGTTCGGCATCGGCGGCACCAACGCGCACATCGTCCTGGAGGAGGCCCCGCCCGCCACGGCCACGGCCCCCGGCCGGCCGTGGGAATTGCTGGTGCTGTCCGCGCGCAGCCACACCGCCCTGGACACCGCCACCGCCCGGCTGGCGCAGCACCTGGAGGAGCATCCGGAGGCGGCGCTGGCGGACGTGGCGTACACGCTCCAGGTGGGCCGCAAGGCCCACTCGCACCGCCGGCTGGTGGTGGTGAAGGACGGGAAGGACGCCGTGCGCGTGCTGCGCATGGCCGAGCCCCAGCGCGTCCTCACCGGCGCGCACGAGACGGGCAACCGGCCCGTGTCCTTCCTCTTCTCCGACGCGGGCGCGGGTGCCCCGCTGGAGCCGCTCTACCGCGCCGAGCCCGCCTTCCGCGCGGAGGTGGACCGCTGCGCGGAGCTGCTCCAGCCGAGCCTGGGCAAGGACCTGCGCTCCGCGCTGTACCCGGACGATGGGAGCGCTCCCGCCCTCTCCGGCCCGCTGTCCGCCACCGCGCGCTTCGTGGAGCCGTATGCCCTGGCCCGCCTGTGGATGACGTGGGGCGTGCAGCCGGAGTCCCTGCTGGGTGAGGGCGTGGGCGAGCTGGTCGCCGCGTGCCTCGCGGGCGTGCTGCCGCTGGAAGACGCGCTGGCCCTGGCCGTGGCGCGCGGCGGTGGCGCCGAGCCCGTGCTGAGCGGCAGCGCATTGAAGGCCCCGGAGGTGCCCGTCTACTCCGCCGCCACCGGCGCCCTGCTCACCGCCGACGAGGCCACCCGCGCGGCGACATGGCTGGACCGGAGCCGGCCCTCGCGCGTGACGGACGGGCTGCGCGAGCTGGTGAAGGAGCCCACGCGCGTGCTGCTCGCCATGGGTGCGCCGGGAGCACTGCTGGAGGCGGCGCGCACGCTGGCGGGCGCCACGGGGACGCGCTCGGTGCTGGCCTCGCTGCCCGCCTCCGGTGACGCGACGCCCGCCTCCGCCGCCGTGCTCACCACGCTGGGCCGGCTGTGGCTGGAGGGCGTGGAGGTGGACTGGGAGGGCCTGTACGAGGGCCAGTCGCGCCGCCGCGTGCCGCTGCCCACCTATCCGTTCGAGCGCCAGCGCTTCTGGGTGGCCCCGGCCGAGCGCACCGCGCAGGCGGCGCAGCAGGGGCCGCAGGGCAAGCTCGTGGACATGGCGGACTGGTTCCACGTGCCCTCGTGGCGGCGCACCGCTCCGGCGTCGTTGGACCGGAAGGCGCTGGCCGAGCGCCGCTGCTGGGTCGTCCTGGTGGACGGCCTGGGCGTCGGCGAGGCGCTGTGCCGCCGCCTGGAGGACGCGGGCCAGCAGGTGGTGCGCGTGCGCCAGGGCTCGTCGTTCATGCGCGACGCGGAGCGCCGGTACGCGCTGGACCCTCGTACGCCCGGTGACTACGCCACGCTGTGGAAGGACCTGACGGACCAGGACCTGCAACCGTCCACGGTGGTCCACCTGTGGAGCCTCACGCCCCAGGCCGAGGGCGCCACCGGGTCGGAGCTGTTCCGCAAGCTGCAGGACGTCGGCTACTACAGCCTCCTGCACCTGGGACAGGCGCTGGCGAAGGGAGACACCTCGCGGCAGGTGCGCGTGGAGGTGGTGACCAACCGCGTTCATGACCTGGAGGGCGAGCACCACGCGCTCCCGGAGAAGGCCACCCTGCTGGGCCCCTGCAAGGTGATTCCGCAGGAGCAGCAGCACGTCACCACGCGCTGCATCGACATCCTCGCGCCGGAGCCCCTCACGGACGCCGTGGCGGAGACCGCCGCGCGCCTGCTGTCCGAGCTGAGCCAGAAGCCGAAGGACGTGGTGGTAGCGTGGCGTGGCAACCACCGCTTCGCCCAGGCCTTCGTGCCCATGCGCCTGGAGGCCGACGGAGAGCCGCCCCACCCGCTGCGGGAGAAGGGCGTGTACCTCATCACCGGCGGCCTGGGCGGCGTGGGCCTGCTGCTGGCCGAGCACCTCGCGGAGACGGTGCACGCGCGGCTGGCGCTGCTGGGCCGCTCGGCCTTCCCGGAGCCCTCCGAGTGGGACGCGTACCTGGCGACGCACGCCCAGGACGACCGGGTGGCCGTGCAGCTTCGCCGCATCCGCGAGCTGGAGAAGCGCGGCGCGGAGGTGATGGTGGTGCGCGCGGACGTGGCGGACGCGGCGCAACTGGAGACCGCGGTGGCGCGCGTGGAGGCCCGCTTCGGCGCGCTGCACGGCGTGCTGCACGGCGCCGGAGTCACCCAGGGCCCGTCCCTCTACAACCCGCTGACGGACATCGGCCGCAACGAGTCCGAGACGCAGTTCGGCCCCAAGGTGTACGGCACCTACGCGCTGGAGCAGGTGCTGCGCGGCCGGGCGGTGGGCTTCGTGCTGCTCTTCTCGTCCAACGCCGCGGTGCTGGGCGGCCTGGGCTACCTCACCTACGCGTCCTCCAACCTGTTCATGGACGCCTTCGCCCAGGCCCGCGCCGGGCGCCCCGGCACCCGCTGGGTGAGCGCGTCGTGGGACCCGTGGCCGGAGGAGACGAAGCACAACAACGTGCGCACCAGCATGGACCAGTACGCCATGACGCCCCAGGAAGGCGCCGAGGCGGTGCGCCGGCTGGCGACGCTCGGCGTGGACGGCCAGGTGGTGGTGGCCACCGGGGATTTGCCCCAGCGCTGGAAGCTGTGGATTCAGCGCGACACCTCGCAGCAGGCGTCGGGCCCGCGCACCGTGGGCAAGGCGCGCCGCTCGAAGACGCCCTACGTGGCGCCCGCCACTGAGTTGGAGAAGCAGCTCGCCGCGCTCTGGCAGGAGGTGCTGGGCGTGGCCGAGGTGGGCCTCAACGACAACTTCTTCGACCTCGGAGGCCACTCGCTGCTGGCCACCCGCGTCGCGGGCCGCCTGCGCACCCAGTTCGACTTCGACGTCCCCCTGGCGAAGCTCTTCGAGGCGGCCACCGTGTCCGCCCTCGCGAAGCTCGTGGCCGACCACCAGGCCGCGCTGGAGGAAGCCGCCACCCAGGCCGCGCTCGACGAGCTGGCCAACCTCAGCGACGAGGAAATCGAGGCCGAGCTCGCTCGGCGCTCGAGCTAG
- a CDS encoding beta-ketoacyl synthase N-terminal-like domain-containing protein, translated as MDSRPTLEIDDADIAIIGMSGRFPGARSVAELWANVRGGVESINHFTREESRAAGVPEEQLEDPSFVRAAAVLPEPESFDAAFFDMPPREAELTDPQHRVFLEVCWEALEHAGYSPRDYSGLVSVYGGATLNTYLLMNLARNPRVLAAFDPVQVNIGNGGDFLATRVSYKLNLRGTSHTVQSACSTSLVAVHQACQSLLNGECDMALAGGASINVSFLHGYRYQEGGMTSPDGRCRPFDAKAQGTLFGSGAGVVVLKKLRAAVDDGDTIHAVIKGSATNNDGSLKAGYTAPSVEGQAQVVAEALAASGLDADAISYVEAHGTATPLGDPIEVQALTKAFRATTQRRRFCALGSVKGNVGHLDAAAGITGLMKTVMALSHGELPPSLHYERPNPAIDFDGSPFYVNAALKPWPTGPTPRRAGVSSFGVGGTNAHVVLEEPPRLPASAPSRRAWHLLPVSARTPTALESATQRLAEALRSQPGVNLADVAWTLQAGRQRFAHRRFVLASSVEDAVQALAQPQGPRVLTESQDAVERPVAFLFPGQGSQHVDMGRALYDSEPVFRAEVDRCAETLKRHLDGLDLRTVLYPKPEAAEECGRKLAQTSLTQPALFTLEYATARLWMSWGVKPAAMLGHSIGEYVAACLAGVLTLEHALQLVAARGRLMQGLPSGAMLAVPLSEDEVQPYLAAGLSLAALNSPMQCVLSGPHEAVEAAQKQLKDAGVQCHVLVTSHAFHSAMMDPILDAFTTQVAAVPLRAPTLPFISNVTGTWITAEQATSPRYWAQHLRGAVRFADGLHALFSDPKRVLLEVGPGQVLGRLAKRHPEYTPARAVLPSMPLPQDTAPAGAAPLAYETLGRLWQAGATVDWKSLHGTERRQRLPLPTYPFERQRFWVEPAAQALEAPAASASASAVRESATPQAQAPMEQWFYVPSWKRAPLASASTKESARRVWLVLEDEVSAGDAVLAPEPGEERIVIRVRPGTGYSQKGERDFTLAPDSVADFGALLGALRAATLLPDAVLHLWSLTRDVPASFAQAQPGGYLSLLALSRALAEHAPDRPCGVWVVSNHLHDVTGDEALSPEKATLLGPCRVVPQEHPHLAFRNVDVVLPSASTQLPESTVRALRAELRSASPDAVVALRGPHRWAQAVEPLSLPQPASTPVREGGVYLVTHGLGGMGAMQARGLARGARGVKLVCVEAPGLPARDTWDAYLAGHAATDAVAQRLRRARELESLGAEVVVLEADLGSLESMKAAVEATVARFGALHGVVHGAWLPPDRVARLVSETDASVNAWHFEPRARGLALLDAALGDRALDFRVVGSSVSAVLGGVATAAHAAASLYQDAFAQARSREGRHWLSLGWDVVRVEDYGAHPGTRGAELDRLALSPEQGADAFTRAIAHATGPYMAVSTHDLGARLSRWVAPRETAPAATTGAEPDASTRPLHARPASLRSAYVAPSSELERTLVDLWQQSLGVGPIGIQDNFFELGGDSLIAVQLSDRLKRKLKVDVPASSLYEGVTVQALAALLKPPEAGPGGAAAEAEERESALQRRKQNLQRQRSRRRADEEEEDGA; from the coding sequence GTGGACAGCCGACCGACGCTGGAGATTGACGACGCCGACATCGCCATCATCGGCATGTCCGGACGCTTCCCTGGAGCGCGAAGCGTCGCGGAGCTGTGGGCCAACGTCCGGGGCGGCGTGGAGTCCATCAACCACTTCACGCGCGAGGAGAGCCGCGCGGCCGGAGTGCCCGAGGAGCAGTTGGAGGACCCGTCCTTCGTCAGGGCCGCCGCCGTGCTGCCAGAGCCGGAGTCCTTCGACGCCGCCTTCTTCGACATGCCGCCGCGCGAGGCGGAGCTGACCGACCCGCAGCACCGCGTCTTCCTGGAGGTCTGCTGGGAGGCGCTGGAGCACGCGGGCTACTCACCGCGTGACTACTCCGGTCTCGTCTCCGTGTATGGCGGCGCCACGCTCAACACGTACCTGTTGATGAACCTCGCGCGGAACCCGCGCGTGCTGGCGGCCTTCGACCCGGTGCAGGTCAACATCGGCAACGGTGGCGACTTCCTGGCCACCCGCGTCTCCTACAAGCTCAACCTGCGCGGCACGAGCCACACGGTGCAGAGCGCGTGCTCCACGTCGCTGGTGGCGGTGCACCAGGCCTGCCAGAGCCTGCTCAACGGCGAGTGCGACATGGCGCTCGCGGGCGGCGCGTCCATCAACGTGAGCTTCCTGCACGGGTACCGCTACCAGGAAGGCGGCATGACGTCCCCGGACGGACGCTGCCGGCCCTTCGACGCGAAGGCGCAGGGCACGCTGTTCGGCAGCGGCGCGGGCGTGGTGGTGCTCAAGAAGCTGCGGGCCGCGGTGGACGACGGGGACACCATCCACGCCGTCATCAAGGGCTCGGCCACCAACAACGACGGCTCGCTGAAGGCGGGCTACACCGCGCCCAGCGTGGAGGGTCAGGCGCAGGTGGTGGCGGAGGCGCTCGCCGCGTCGGGCCTGGACGCGGACGCCATCAGCTACGTGGAGGCGCACGGCACCGCCACGCCGCTGGGAGACCCGATTGAAGTGCAGGCCCTCACCAAGGCCTTCCGCGCCACCACCCAGCGGCGGCGCTTCTGTGCCCTGGGCTCGGTGAAGGGCAACGTGGGCCACCTGGACGCGGCCGCGGGCATCACCGGCCTGATGAAGACGGTGATGGCGCTGAGCCACGGCGAGCTGCCGCCCAGCCTCCACTACGAGCGTCCCAACCCGGCCATCGACTTCGACGGCAGCCCCTTCTACGTCAACGCGGCGCTCAAGCCCTGGCCCACGGGCCCCACGCCGCGCCGCGCCGGAGTCAGCTCCTTCGGCGTGGGCGGCACCAACGCGCACGTCGTGCTGGAGGAGCCGCCCCGACTTCCCGCCAGCGCGCCTTCGCGCCGCGCGTGGCACCTGCTGCCCGTCTCCGCGCGCACGCCCACGGCGCTGGAGTCCGCCACGCAGCGGCTGGCGGAGGCGCTGCGGAGCCAGCCGGGTGTGAATCTGGCGGACGTGGCATGGACGCTCCAGGCCGGACGCCAGCGCTTCGCGCACCGCCGCTTCGTGCTGGCGAGCAGCGTGGAGGACGCGGTGCAGGCGCTGGCCCAGCCGCAGGGCCCGCGCGTGCTCACCGAGTCGCAGGACGCGGTGGAGCGCCCGGTGGCCTTCCTCTTCCCCGGCCAGGGCTCGCAGCACGTGGACATGGGCCGCGCGCTGTATGACTCCGAGCCCGTGTTCCGCGCCGAGGTGGACCGGTGCGCGGAGACGCTGAAGCGTCACCTGGACGGACTGGACCTGCGCACGGTGCTGTACCCGAAGCCCGAGGCGGCAGAGGAGTGTGGCCGCAAGCTGGCGCAGACGTCGCTCACGCAGCCCGCCCTGTTCACCCTGGAGTACGCCACCGCGCGCCTGTGGATGTCCTGGGGCGTGAAGCCCGCCGCCATGCTGGGACACAGCATCGGCGAGTACGTGGCCGCGTGCCTCGCCGGGGTCCTCACCCTGGAGCACGCGCTGCAATTGGTGGCCGCGCGTGGGCGGCTGATGCAGGGGCTGCCCTCGGGCGCCATGCTCGCGGTCCCGCTGTCCGAGGACGAGGTGCAGCCGTACCTCGCGGCCGGACTGAGCCTCGCCGCGCTGAACTCCCCCATGCAGTGCGTGCTGTCCGGCCCCCATGAGGCGGTGGAGGCGGCACAGAAGCAGCTCAAGGACGCGGGCGTACAGTGCCACGTGCTGGTGACGTCGCACGCGTTCCACTCGGCGATGATGGACCCCATCCTCGACGCCTTCACCACCCAGGTGGCGGCGGTGCCGCTGCGGGCGCCCACCCTGCCCTTCATCTCCAACGTCACGGGCACGTGGATTACCGCGGAGCAGGCGACGAGCCCGCGCTACTGGGCCCAACACCTGCGCGGCGCGGTGCGCTTCGCGGATGGCCTGCACGCCCTCTTCTCCGACCCCAAGCGGGTGCTGCTGGAGGTCGGTCCCGGCCAGGTGCTCGGACGGCTGGCGAAGCGCCACCCGGAGTACACGCCCGCGCGCGCCGTGCTTCCCTCCATGCCGCTGCCGCAGGACACCGCGCCCGCCGGTGCGGCGCCGCTCGCGTACGAGACGCTCGGCCGGCTGTGGCAGGCCGGCGCCACCGTGGACTGGAAGAGCCTCCACGGCACGGAGCGCCGCCAGCGTCTGCCGCTGCCCACCTACCCCTTCGAGCGCCAGCGCTTCTGGGTGGAGCCCGCCGCACAGGCCCTGGAGGCTCCCGCTGCCAGCGCGAGCGCCTCCGCCGTGCGCGAAAGCGCGACGCCCCAGGCGCAGGCGCCGATGGAACAGTGGTTCTACGTGCCCTCCTGGAAGCGCGCGCCCCTGGCGTCGGCATCCACGAAGGAGTCCGCGCGTCGCGTCTGGCTGGTGCTGGAGGATGAGGTCTCCGCCGGTGATGCGGTGCTGGCCCCGGAGCCCGGCGAGGAGCGCATCGTCATCCGCGTGCGGCCCGGAACGGGCTACTCCCAAAAGGGAGAGCGGGACTTCACCTTGGCGCCGGACTCGGTCGCTGACTTCGGCGCGCTCTTGGGAGCCCTGCGTGCAGCGACGCTGCTTCCCGATGCAGTGCTGCACCTGTGGAGCCTCACGCGCGACGTGCCCGCCTCCTTCGCCCAGGCGCAGCCCGGCGGCTACCTGAGCCTCCTGGCCCTGTCGCGAGCCCTGGCCGAGCATGCGCCGGACCGCCCCTGCGGCGTCTGGGTGGTGTCCAACCACCTGCATGACGTGACGGGCGACGAGGCGTTGTCCCCGGAGAAGGCCACCCTGCTGGGCCCGTGCCGCGTGGTGCCGCAGGAACACCCGCACCTCGCCTTCCGCAACGTCGACGTGGTGCTGCCTTCCGCGAGCACGCAGCTTCCTGAAAGCACCGTGCGCGCCCTGCGCGCCGAATTGCGCTCCGCCAGTCCCGACGCCGTGGTGGCGCTGCGCGGACCGCACCGCTGGGCGCAGGCCGTGGAGCCGCTGTCGCTGCCCCAGCCCGCTTCCACTCCGGTGCGCGAGGGCGGCGTGTACCTCGTCACCCACGGACTGGGCGGCATGGGCGCCATGCAGGCCCGGGGGCTCGCGCGGGGCGCGAGGGGCGTGAAGCTGGTGTGCGTGGAGGCTCCTGGCCTCCCCGCGCGCGACACGTGGGACGCGTACCTCGCTGGCCACGCCGCGACGGACGCGGTGGCACAGCGCCTCCGCCGCGCGCGCGAATTGGAGTCGCTGGGCGCCGAGGTGGTGGTGCTCGAAGCGGACCTGGGCAGCCTGGAGTCGATGAAGGCGGCCGTGGAAGCGACGGTGGCCCGCTTCGGCGCGCTGCACGGCGTGGTGCATGGCGCGTGGCTGCCTCCGGACAGGGTGGCGCGACTGGTCTCCGAGACGGACGCCAGCGTCAACGCGTGGCACTTCGAGCCGCGCGCCCGGGGCCTGGCCCTGCTGGACGCGGCGCTGGGAGACCGGGCGCTCGACTTCCGCGTGGTGGGCTCCTCCGTCTCCGCGGTGCTGGGTGGCGTGGCCACTGCCGCGCACGCGGCGGCGAGCCTGTACCAGGACGCCTTCGCCCAGGCCCGCTCCCGCGAGGGCCGGCACTGGCTGAGCCTGGGCTGGGACGTGGTGCGCGTGGAGGACTACGGCGCGCACCCCGGCACCCGGGGCGCGGAGCTGGACCGGCTCGCCCTCTCCCCCGAGCAGGGCGCCGACGCCTTCACTCGCGCAATCGCACACGCCACGGGCCCCTACATGGCCGTGTCCACGCATGACCTGGGCGCGCGCCTGAGCCGCTGGGTGGCGCCTCGCGAGACGGCACCCGCCGCGACGACCGGGGCCGAGCCCGATGCGAGCACGCGTCCCCTGCACGCCCGCCCCGCCAGCCTGCGCAGCGCGTACGTGGCGCCGTCCTCGGAGCTGGAGCGCACGCTGGTGGACCTGTGGCAGCAGTCGCTCGGCGTGGGCCCCATCGGCATCCAGGACAACTTCTTCGAGCTCGGAGGTGACTCGCTCATCGCCGTGCAGCTCAGCGACAGGCTAAAGCGGAAGCTGAAGGTGGACGTGCCGGCCTCCAGTCTCTACGAGGGCGTCACCGTGCAGGCCCTGGCGGCGCTGCTCAAGCCGCCCGAGGCGGGCCCCGGCGGAGCCGCCGCCGAGGCTGAGGAGCGCGAGTCCGCCCTCCAGCGCCGCAAGCAGAACCTCCAGCGTCAGCGCTCGCGCCGGCGCGCCGACGAAGAAGAGGAGGACGGCGCCTGA
- a CDS encoding glycosyltransferase, which yields MRAVLTNFGTLGDVQPFLALAVELKRHGHHPVLAAAPSYRAMAESLGIDFAPVGPDLRQAQSGITQAMMAAPDVLQSTGGMFQLFQPLAEALPRMLEDLREVCRGADVLVSGRVQPAARMVHDLTHVPFVTVLVEHSGSGGGNPAFQAAVRALVNPLRDSLRLPPLENPLVDGLSPQLVLTALSRHVRPPPADLPPHHHTVGYFFLDEPDFTPDAELAAFLAEGEPPVCITFGSMTHEDPAALTDALVEGSVRAGRRALIQHGWSGLGQRTLPPTVRALGQVPHAWLLPRVSCVVHHGGAGTTGAAFRAGVPQVVVPHTYDQFTWGELVQELGCGGPAVPIGELSAVRLSEALDTVLTATRYREAAALLGENLRSEHGAAKARHLIEDLVRRVGLSTATADDGAADEATDDDGARQQRRRAALKQQRARKTET from the coding sequence ATGCGCGCGGTCCTCACCAACTTCGGAACTCTCGGCGACGTGCAGCCCTTCCTGGCGCTGGCCGTCGAGCTGAAACGCCACGGCCACCACCCGGTGCTGGCCGCCGCGCCCTCGTACCGGGCGATGGCGGAGTCACTGGGCATCGACTTCGCCCCAGTGGGCCCGGACCTGCGCCAGGCGCAGAGCGGCATCACCCAGGCGATGATGGCGGCCCCGGACGTGCTCCAGTCCACTGGCGGCATGTTCCAGCTCTTCCAGCCGCTGGCGGAGGCGCTGCCTCGCATGCTGGAGGACTTGCGCGAGGTGTGCCGGGGCGCGGACGTGCTCGTCAGCGGCCGCGTGCAGCCCGCCGCGCGCATGGTGCATGACCTGACGCACGTGCCCTTCGTCACGGTGCTGGTGGAGCACAGCGGCAGCGGCGGAGGGAATCCCGCCTTCCAGGCCGCGGTGCGCGCGCTGGTGAACCCGCTGCGCGACTCGCTGCGCCTGCCTCCGCTGGAGAACCCGCTGGTGGACGGCCTGTCGCCGCAGCTCGTCCTCACCGCGCTCAGCCGGCACGTGCGCCCGCCGCCCGCGGACCTGCCGCCGCACCACCACACCGTCGGCTACTTCTTCCTCGACGAGCCGGACTTCACCCCGGACGCGGAGCTGGCCGCCTTCCTCGCGGAGGGCGAGCCTCCGGTGTGCATCACCTTCGGCAGCATGACTCACGAGGACCCGGCCGCGCTGACGGACGCGCTGGTGGAGGGCTCGGTGCGCGCCGGACGGCGGGCGCTCATCCAGCACGGCTGGAGCGGCCTGGGCCAGCGGACCCTGCCTCCCACGGTGCGCGCGCTCGGGCAGGTGCCACACGCGTGGTTGCTTCCCCGCGTGTCGTGCGTCGTCCACCATGGCGGCGCGGGCACGACGGGTGCCGCATTCCGCGCGGGAGTTCCGCAGGTGGTGGTGCCGCACACGTATGACCAGTTCACCTGGGGCGAGCTGGTGCAGGAACTGGGCTGCGGTGGGCCCGCGGTCCCCATCGGCGAGCTGAGCGCGGTGCGGCTGTCGGAAGCTCTCGATACGGTGCTCACCGCGACGCGCTACCGCGAGGCGGCGGCGCTGCTGGGCGAGAACCTCCGCTCCGAGCATGGGGCGGCGAAGGCGCGCCACCTCATCGAGGACCTGGTGCGGCGGGTGGGGCTGTCGACGGCTACGGCGGACGACGGCGCGGCGGACGAAGCAACGGATGACGATGGCGCCCGGCAGCAGCGGCGCCGAGCCGCGCTCAAGCAGCAGCGGGCGCGGAAGACGGAAACCTGA
- a CDS encoding MbtH family protein, with protein MADEREDTTIYKVVVNHEEQYSIWPADRENALGWKDAGKQGLKAECLEYVKQVWTDMRPLSLRKKMEEQAQAKN; from the coding sequence ATGGCAGATGAACGCGAAGACACGACAATCTACAAGGTCGTCGTGAACCACGAAGAGCAGTACTCCATCTGGCCGGCGGACCGTGAGAACGCGCTCGGCTGGAAGGACGCGGGCAAGCAGGGCCTCAAGGCCGAGTGCCTGGAGTACGTCAAGCAGGTCTGGACGGACATGCGCCCCCTGAGCCTCCGCAAGAAGATGGAAGAGCAGGCGCAGGCGAAGAACTGA